From the Lathyrus oleraceus cultivar Zhongwan6 chromosome 4, CAAS_Psat_ZW6_1.0, whole genome shotgun sequence genome, one window contains:
- the LOC127076862 gene encoding 40S ribosomal protein S29 yields the protein MGHSNVWNSHPKTYGPGSRTCRVCGNSHGLIRKYGLMCCRQCFHSNAKEIGFIKYR from the exons ATGGGTCACTCCAACGTCTGGAATTCTCACCCCAAAACCTACGGACCTGGTTCTCGCACCTG CCGTGTGTGTGGAAACTCTCATGGATTGATCAGGAAGTACGGTCTCATGTGTTGCAGGCAGTGCTTCCATAGCAATGCCAAGGAAATTGGTTTCATTAAG TATCGTTGA